The DNA window ACGATGCCCGTTGCCCCGCCCTGACGTGCGTGAATGAGTGGAACGAGATCCTTCGGTCCGAACCACCGCCAACAGCTCTCCATGCAATGCCTCCCTTATTTGTTGGTCAACATATCGCCGTGTCAGCGAAAGTCCATCCTCATGTATGCTTGACATCCCTTATTGACCAACAATATCCTCTTTGTGGGTTGGAGGACGCGTGACAATGGAAACCGCAGAGATCGAGGATAAGGGATCGGCGGTGGACCATGCGGTCGATGCGATCCGGCAGTTGATGCGTGAGCGCAATCTCGGGGTCGGCGACGCCCTGCCGTCGGAAATCGAGCTGGCGGCGATGTTCAACAGCAGCCGCAACACCGTGCGCGAAGCGATCCGCATCCTGAAGGCCTACGGCATCGTCGAAAGCAGACAGAAGGTCGGCGCCGTCATCACCGACCGCCGTCAACAGGCGCTGATGGAGCTGTTTTCTTTCGCGCTCGACATTTCAGCCGAGAGCTTCCTGGACATCCAGGGTTTTCGTCGGCTGATCGAGGTCAATCTCTCCGATCTTCTGTTCGAAAATATCGACAATGCCGGCATTGCCAGGCTGGAAGCAATCAACGACGCCATGAAGCAGGCACCAGAACTTTCCGACGCCGCCGAATGCGACTTCAAGTTCCATGCCGAACTGGTGAGCCTCGCCGACAATCGCACGCTATCCCAAGTCTATGGCATTCTGCAGCCGCTGCTGCAGCGGCTGATGGAGGCCGGCAAGCGCTCCCGCGACGCGGTCGAAAGCTCCTATGACGAACATTGCGATATCATCGCCGCATTGAAAAAGCAGGACCGCATCGCCTATGCCTATCACATGAACCGTCATCTTCACGCCGGGCTGCAATTCATAGAGCCTTCCAAAGAGCCACGGCAGATTTGA is part of the Rhizobium jaguaris genome and encodes:
- a CDS encoding FadR/GntR family transcriptional regulator yields the protein METAEIEDKGSAVDHAVDAIRQLMRERNLGVGDALPSEIELAAMFNSSRNTVREAIRILKAYGIVESRQKVGAVITDRRQQALMELFSFALDISAESFLDIQGFRRLIEVNLSDLLFENIDNAGIARLEAINDAMKQAPELSDAAECDFKFHAELVSLADNRTLSQVYGILQPLLQRLMEAGKRSRDAVESSYDEHCDIIAALKKQDRIAYAYHMNRHLHAGLQFIEPSKEPRQI